The Allofrancisella frigidaquae genome has a segment encoding these proteins:
- the nusG gene encoding transcription termination/antitermination protein NusG, producing the protein MLWYVVQVHSGYEKRVKTQLEENIKIAGLENSFGRILVPTENVVEMRAGQKRKSERKYFPGYVLVEADLTTDAWQLVKSVPRVLTVVGSRGKPIPLSKQEVDKILSFMEGNKNTIEPRLRKSYQVGEVVRVLEGPFNDFTGVVEEVNYEKSRLRVAVSIFGRSTPVELEFSQVEKES; encoded by the coding sequence ATGCTTTGGTATGTCGTGCAGGTGCACTCAGGTTATGAAAAAAGAGTAAAAACTCAGTTGGAAGAAAATATTAAAATAGCTGGTTTGGAAAATAGTTTTGGTAGAATACTTGTTCCTACTGAGAATGTGGTAGAAATGAGAGCAGGTCAAAAGCGTAAAAGTGAACGTAAGTATTTTCCGGGGTATGTTTTGGTAGAGGCCGACCTTACTACAGATGCTTGGCAGCTTGTAAAGTCAGTTCCTAGAGTATTAACTGTTGTTGGTTCAAGAGGTAAGCCTATTCCATTAAGTAAGCAAGAAGTTGATAAAATTCTTAGTTTCATGGAAGGTAATAAAAATACTATTGAGCCAAGACTTAGAAAGTCGTATCAGGTTGGTGAAGTGGTTAGAGTTCTTGAGGGGCCATTTAATGACTTTACTGGTGTGGTAGAAGAAGTTAACTATGAAAAATCAAGGTTAAGGGTGGCTGTATCTATATTTGGTAGATCTACGCCTGTTGAGCTTGAATTTTCACAAGTTGAAAAAGAGTCTTAG